A single genomic interval of Microbacterium hydrocarbonoxydans harbors:
- a CDS encoding sugar-binding protein — MKKIIVTATALVATAAFALTGCSGERGGGTDTGSGEEAAEGFAADSSIGVALPDKTSENWVLAGQLFTDGLKEAGFKADVQYAPASNTVAEQQNQIQAMVQNGAKVIIIGAKDGKQLATQVQAAKDAGAYVIAYDRLIENTEAVDYYVAFDNFRVGQLQGQALLDGLAERAGHDAPYNIELFSGSPDDANSKVFFDGAMDVLQPEIDNGNLIVVSGQTEIAQTATEGWLPENAQNRMDTLLTSSYSGDTVVDGVLSPNDTLARAIITSVQQAGKPVPVVTGQDSEVESVKSIMEGIQYSTINKDTTLLVEQSIKMVGQLQKGEDVDVNDEESYDNGAKVVPAYLLDPIIVTKENAAEAYANVPSLLEIVKSYQ, encoded by the coding sequence ATGAAGAAGATCATCGTCACAGCGACAGCGCTCGTCGCGACGGCTGCCTTCGCACTCACGGGCTGCTCCGGTGAGCGCGGCGGCGGAACCGACACGGGATCCGGCGAAGAGGCCGCAGAGGGCTTCGCCGCGGACTCCTCCATCGGCGTCGCACTGCCCGACAAGACCAGTGAGAACTGGGTCCTCGCCGGCCAGCTGTTCACGGATGGGCTGAAGGAGGCCGGTTTCAAGGCCGACGTCCAGTACGCTCCCGCGAGCAACACGGTCGCCGAGCAGCAGAACCAGATCCAGGCAATGGTGCAGAACGGCGCCAAGGTCATCATCATCGGTGCGAAGGACGGCAAGCAGCTGGCCACGCAGGTGCAGGCGGCCAAGGATGCCGGCGCCTACGTGATCGCGTACGACCGTCTGATCGAGAACACCGAGGCTGTTGACTACTACGTGGCGTTCGACAACTTCCGCGTCGGCCAGCTTCAGGGCCAGGCTCTGCTCGACGGTCTCGCCGAGCGTGCCGGTCACGACGCCCCGTACAACATCGAGCTGTTCTCCGGTTCGCCCGATGACGCCAACTCGAAGGTCTTCTTCGACGGCGCCATGGACGTGCTGCAGCCGGAGATCGACAACGGCAACCTGATCGTCGTGTCGGGTCAGACCGAGATCGCGCAGACCGCGACCGAGGGCTGGCTGCCGGAGAACGCGCAGAACCGTATGGACACGCTGCTCACCTCGTCGTACAGCGGTGACACCGTGGTCGACGGCGTGCTGTCCCCGAACGACACCCTTGCTCGCGCCATCATCACCTCGGTGCAGCAGGCCGGCAAGCCGGTTCCGGTCGTCACGGGTCAGGACTCCGAGGTCGAGTCGGTGAAGTCGATCATGGAGGGCATCCAGTACTCCACGATCAACAAGGACACCACCCTGCTCGTCGAGCAGTCGATCAAGATGGTCGGCCAGCTGCAGAAGGGCGAGGACGTCGACGTCAACGACGAGGAATCGTACGACAACGGCGCCAAGGTCGTTCCGGCGTACCTGCTCGACCCGATCATCGTCACGAAGGAGAACGCCGCTGAGGCGTACGCCAACGTGCCGAGCCTCCTCGAGATCGTGAAGTCGTACCAGTAA
- a CDS encoding LacI family DNA-binding transcriptional regulator — protein sequence MSTASERARMPSIRDVARLAGVSHQTVSRVLNDHPSIRPETKAKVLDAIAVLDYRPNLAARALVTSKSNMLGILAATVGEFGPTSSIVGIEDAAREEGYSVSTLNLSATTPEAIGSALRQLAREQVDGIVVLAPQVRAFHVLRGMAVEIPFVSLQTASGSDGVSLSADQVAGARTATEHLIGLGHSDIIHIAGPQDWIEAESRMRGYLDALREADLPTFPPIRGDWTADFGYFAGQELARRRDFTAVFVANDQMAIGLMHGFRDAGIRVPEDVSVVGFDDIPVAAHVAPTLSTVHQDFPELGRRAVRLLLAQIRGEQVPQFGPLQTTLRTRESSAPR from the coding sequence ATGTCGACCGCCTCCGAACGCGCGCGGATGCCGAGCATCCGCGATGTCGCGCGGCTCGCCGGGGTGTCGCATCAGACGGTCTCGCGGGTGCTGAACGATCATCCGAGCATCCGCCCCGAGACCAAGGCCAAGGTCCTCGACGCGATCGCCGTCCTCGACTACCGGCCCAATCTCGCCGCCCGCGCGCTGGTCACGAGCAAGTCGAACATGCTCGGCATCCTCGCGGCGACCGTCGGTGAGTTCGGCCCCACCTCGTCGATCGTGGGCATCGAGGATGCCGCGCGCGAGGAGGGGTACTCGGTCTCGACGCTGAACCTGTCGGCCACGACGCCCGAGGCGATCGGCAGCGCGCTGCGCCAGCTCGCCCGCGAGCAGGTCGACGGCATCGTGGTGCTCGCGCCGCAGGTGCGGGCCTTCCATGTCCTGCGCGGCATGGCGGTCGAGATCCCGTTCGTCTCGCTGCAGACCGCCTCGGGGTCGGACGGGGTGAGCCTGTCGGCCGATCAGGTCGCCGGGGCGCGCACCGCGACCGAGCACCTGATCGGACTCGGGCACAGCGACATCATCCACATCGCCGGTCCCCAGGACTGGATCGAGGCGGAGTCGCGCATGCGCGGGTATCTGGATGCCCTGCGCGAGGCCGATCTGCCCACCTTCCCGCCGATCCGCGGTGACTGGACGGCCGACTTCGGATACTTCGCCGGGCAGGAGCTCGCCAGGCGCCGCGATTTCACGGCGGTGTTCGTCGCGAACGACCAGATGGCGATCGGGCTGATGCACGGATTCCGCGACGCCGGCATCCGCGTCCCCGAGGACGTGAGCGTCGTCGGCTTCGACGACATCCCCGTGGCGGCGCACGTCGCGCCGACCCTGAGCACGGTGCACCAGGACTTCCCGGAGCTCGGGCGTCGCGCCGTGCGCCTCCTGCTCGCGCAGATCCGAGGGGAGCAGGTTCCGCAGTTCGGACCCCTGCAGACCACCCTGCGCACCAGGGAATCGTCCGCGCCCCGATAG
- the mmsA gene encoding multiple monosaccharide ABC transporter ATP-binding protein produces the protein MRSITKEFPGVKALSDVSITVRAGEIHAICGENGAGKSTLMKVLSGVYPYGTYEGDILLYGQEQRYRDIAASEQAGIAIIHQELALIPELSITENIFLGNEIRRFGKIDWQAQRQRTVELLARVGLREDPDVAIKTLGVGKQQLIEIAKALNKDVRLLILDEPTAALNENDSQHLLDLILGLKAKGIASIMISHKLNEIEQIADEITIIRDGRTVETLDISRGEINEDRIIRGMVGRSLESRYPDRTPEIGEVFFEVKDWWVQHPTVSERMVVKGSNLNVRRGEVVGIAGLMGAGRTEFMMSIFGRSYGNFQSGTIIKDGREIAIPDVSSAIKHGLAYVSEDRKVLGLNLLDTIKRSVVAAKLSKISKRGVVDEREEYSVAERYRKALRIKTPSVEEGVGKLSGGNQQKVVLAKWMFTDPDLLILDEPTRGIDVGAKYEIYAIINELASQGKGVIVISSELPELLGISDRIYTVFEGRVTDCIPADQATPEALMRSMTSATQKASA, from the coding sequence ATGCGCAGCATCACCAAGGAGTTCCCGGGCGTCAAGGCACTGTCAGACGTCTCCATCACCGTCCGCGCAGGAGAGATCCACGCGATCTGCGGGGAGAACGGCGCCGGGAAGTCGACCCTCATGAAGGTCCTCTCCGGTGTGTACCCCTACGGCACGTACGAGGGGGACATCCTCCTCTACGGCCAGGAGCAGCGCTACCGCGACATCGCGGCCAGCGAGCAGGCGGGCATCGCGATCATCCATCAGGAGCTCGCGCTGATCCCTGAGCTCTCGATCACCGAGAACATCTTCCTGGGCAACGAGATCCGCCGCTTCGGCAAGATCGACTGGCAGGCCCAGCGCCAGCGCACGGTCGAGCTGCTGGCTCGCGTCGGTCTGCGGGAGGACCCCGACGTCGCGATCAAGACGCTCGGTGTCGGCAAGCAGCAGCTGATCGAGATCGCCAAGGCGCTCAACAAGGACGTCCGGCTCCTCATCCTCGACGAGCCGACCGCCGCGCTGAACGAGAACGACTCGCAGCACCTGCTCGACCTGATCCTCGGGCTGAAGGCCAAGGGCATCGCGTCGATCATGATCAGCCACAAGCTCAACGAGATCGAGCAGATCGCCGACGAGATCACGATCATCCGCGACGGACGCACCGTCGAGACCCTCGACATCTCGCGCGGCGAGATCAACGAGGACCGGATCATCCGCGGCATGGTCGGCCGCTCGCTCGAGAGCCGCTACCCCGACCGCACCCCCGAGATCGGCGAGGTGTTCTTCGAGGTCAAGGACTGGTGGGTGCAGCACCCTACGGTGTCCGAGCGCATGGTCGTGAAGGGCTCCAACCTCAACGTCCGCCGCGGCGAGGTCGTCGGCATCGCCGGGCTCATGGGCGCAGGGCGCACCGAGTTCATGATGAGCATCTTCGGTCGCTCGTACGGCAACTTCCAGTCGGGCACGATCATCAAGGACGGTCGGGAGATCGCGATCCCCGACGTCTCGTCGGCGATCAAGCACGGACTCGCGTACGTCAGCGAGGATCGCAAGGTGCTGGGGCTCAATCTGCTCGACACCATCAAGCGGTCGGTCGTGGCGGCGAAGCTGTCGAAGATCTCGAAGCGCGGCGTCGTCGACGAGCGCGAGGAGTACTCGGTCGCCGAGCGCTACCGCAAGGCGCTGCGCATCAAGACCCCCAGCGTCGAAGAGGGCGTCGGCAAGCTCTCCGGAGGCAACCAGCAGAAGGTCGTCCTGGCGAAGTGGATGTTCACAGACCCTGACCTGCTGATCCTCGACGAGCCCACCCGCGGCATCGACGTCGGCGCCAAGTACGAGATCTACGCGATCATCAACGAACTCGCCTCGCAGGGCAAGGGCGTGATCGTCATCTCCAGTGAGCTGCCAGAGCTCCTCGGCATCTCCGACCGCATCTACACCGTCTTCGAAGGTCGGGTCACCGACTGCATCCCGGCCGACCAGGCGACACCCGAGGCTCTCATGCGCAGCATGACCTCCGCGACTCAGAAAGCATCCGCATGA
- a CDS encoding 4-(cytidine 5'-diphospho)-2-C-methyl-D-erythritol kinase, translated as MTFATPSDAVHVRAPGKINVYLGVGGRHDDGYHALATVFQAVSLYEDVIARHADDFSITVSGVDDPDSVPLDDRNLAMRAAKLLATAAEYDGGVALEIRKSVPVAGGMGGGSADAAAALVACDALWGTGFSTARLHELGARLGADVPFALHGGTAVGTGRGDQLNPALARGRFDWLLVPSDDGLSTPLVYARLDALREAEGALADEPAVSLDVPVPVLQALRSGDPVLLSESIYNDLQEAALYERPELETTILRGIHAGALQGIVSGSGPTVALLCPSPEGAQQVQSMLREQGIHSLHVHGPVQGARIIG; from the coding sequence ATGACGTTCGCCACCCCCTCCGACGCCGTGCACGTGCGCGCGCCGGGCAAGATCAACGTCTACCTCGGGGTGGGCGGGCGCCATGACGACGGATACCACGCGCTGGCCACGGTCTTCCAGGCGGTGTCGCTGTACGAGGACGTGATCGCGCGGCATGCCGACGACTTCTCGATCACGGTGTCGGGTGTCGACGACCCGGATTCGGTGCCGCTGGACGACCGCAACCTGGCGATGCGTGCGGCGAAGCTGCTCGCGACCGCGGCCGAGTACGACGGGGGAGTGGCGCTCGAGATCCGCAAGAGCGTGCCGGTCGCCGGCGGCATGGGCGGCGGTTCGGCCGACGCCGCGGCCGCCCTCGTGGCCTGCGACGCGCTGTGGGGCACCGGATTCTCGACCGCGCGACTGCACGAGCTTGGCGCGCGCCTCGGCGCCGATGTCCCGTTCGCTCTGCACGGCGGCACGGCCGTCGGCACCGGGCGCGGCGACCAGCTGAACCCCGCGCTCGCCCGTGGACGATTCGACTGGCTGCTGGTGCCGAGTGACGACGGACTGTCGACCCCGCTCGTCTATGCCAGGCTCGATGCGCTGCGCGAGGCGGAGGGTGCTCTCGCCGATGAGCCTGCGGTGTCCCTCGACGTGCCGGTGCCGGTGCTGCAGGCGCTCCGCTCCGGCGACCCCGTGCTGCTCTCGGAGAGCATCTACAACGACCTCCAGGAGGCCGCTCTCTACGAGCGTCCCGAGCTGGAGACGACGATCCTGCGCGGCATCCACGCCGGTGCACTGCAGGGGATCGTGTCGGGGTCTGGGCCCACGGTCGCGCTGCTCTGTCCGAGCCCAGAGGGCGCTCAGCAGGTGCAGTCGATGCTGCGGGAGCAGGGCATCCACTCCCTGCACGTGCATGGCCCCGTCCAGGGCGCGCGCATCATCGGCTGA
- a CDS encoding HNH endonuclease signature motif containing protein — protein sequence MTALLDATDTQMATLAGLVASLEAAESTLSSMTAARDGLLAIAGRLAIDIAKQGDHPDKGDHSIRTIAAEIAAVQHVSDRTVERRMMSAGMLVDLFPSVWAAQGAGRISAAHSRVIVDAGAHLVSESDRAAYAAVVLRLAEAESPIRLRALARRVAQRLAPSTMTARHRTARAQRRIWITDGEDGMAALHAHVPAALIHGMFDRLSQMAHALRTENLRAQRDAAREGREFITDDRTVDEIRADLLVDLVLTGAPAGHDTEDGLLGEIDARIEVTVPVTTLMDVGGGADDAPGDGPVPGSEGRDGSTTGRAPAAELDGVVPIDAATARILAGAASGWDRVLTHPIDGRVLAVDRYRPSRRLRRHLRARDQRCRFPGCGVTARKCDLDHNHAASSGGETCESNLASFCRRHHVLKHHSPWHVAQGPGGVLEWTSPTGRTYIDAPPVPNTVTFTSSDGVRAPF from the coding sequence ATGACAGCACTGCTCGATGCGACCGACACACAGATGGCGACTCTCGCCGGTCTCGTGGCGTCGCTCGAGGCTGCCGAATCCACCCTCAGCAGCATGACCGCAGCGCGTGACGGGCTGCTCGCGATCGCCGGTCGCCTCGCGATCGACATCGCGAAGCAGGGCGACCATCCCGACAAGGGCGACCACTCGATCCGGACCATCGCTGCCGAGATCGCCGCCGTCCAGCACGTCAGCGACCGCACCGTCGAGCGGCGGATGATGTCAGCGGGGATGCTGGTCGACCTGTTCCCGAGCGTGTGGGCCGCGCAGGGTGCCGGACGCATCAGTGCCGCGCATTCCCGCGTCATCGTCGACGCCGGGGCGCACCTCGTGTCGGAGAGCGATCGTGCGGCGTATGCGGCGGTCGTACTCCGGCTGGCCGAGGCCGAGTCTCCCATCCGCTTGCGCGCGCTGGCCCGGCGCGTCGCGCAGCGGCTCGCCCCGTCGACGATGACGGCGCGCCACCGCACGGCGCGAGCGCAGCGGCGGATCTGGATCACCGACGGCGAAGACGGCATGGCGGCGCTGCACGCCCATGTGCCCGCAGCGCTCATCCACGGCATGTTCGACCGGCTGTCGCAGATGGCGCACGCGCTGCGGACGGAGAACCTCCGCGCTCAGCGGGACGCGGCGCGCGAGGGTCGCGAGTTCATCACCGATGACCGCACCGTCGATGAGATCCGCGCCGACCTGCTCGTCGATCTCGTGCTGACCGGAGCTCCCGCGGGACATGACACCGAAGACGGCCTGCTCGGCGAGATCGACGCGCGCATCGAGGTCACGGTCCCCGTGACGACGCTGATGGACGTCGGAGGGGGCGCTGATGATGCGCCCGGTGACGGGCCGGTGCCCGGGTCTGAGGGCCGTGACGGCTCGACTACGGGGCGTGCGCCTGCGGCAGAGCTCGACGGCGTGGTGCCGATCGACGCCGCGACCGCACGCATATTGGCCGGCGCGGCTTCGGGATGGGACAGGGTGCTGACGCATCCCATCGACGGTCGGGTCCTCGCCGTCGATCGCTACCGACCGAGTCGGCGGCTGCGCCGACATCTGAGGGCGCGGGATCAGCGATGTCGATTCCCCGGATGCGGGGTGACAGCCCGCAAGTGCGATCTCGACCACAATCATGCGGCGTCGAGCGGAGGCGAGACCTGCGAGTCGAATCTGGCGTCGTTCTGTCGACGCCACCATGTGCTCAAACACCACTCCCCCTGGCACGTCGCTCAGGGTCCGGGCGGAGTCCTCGAGTGGACCAGTCCGACCGGTCGCACCTACATCGACGCGCCACCCGTGCCGAACACGGTCACATTCACGAGCTCAGACGGGGTGCGAGCGCCATTCTGA
- the mgrA gene encoding L-glyceraldehyde 3-phosphate reductase has translation MTDSPRFRPNVPELHRPYAADESRYQQFEYRQVGTSGLYLPPISLGLWWNFGDNIPLDNQRALLRHAFDRGITHFDLANNYGPPYGSAEKNFGRIFAEDFRPYRDELIISSKAGWDMWPGPYGDFASRKYILASAEQSLTRMGLDYVDIFYSHRADPVTPVAETVGALDTLVRQGKALYVGISSYSAERTAEAVAVATELGTPLVIHQPAYSILNRWVEDGLTDTLEQSGLGAIAFTPLAQGLLTDKYLGDGTAARAQKRGSLPDAPLSDAAVQTLRSLNDIARERGQSLAQLALQWTLRNPVVASALIGASRPEQLDENIAAVNGPALTTEELARIDELSGSIDVDLWATSTEL, from the coding sequence GTGACCGACTCTCCCCGCTTCCGTCCGAACGTCCCCGAGCTGCACCGGCCGTACGCGGCCGACGAGAGCCGCTACCAGCAGTTCGAGTACCGTCAGGTCGGCACCTCAGGTCTGTACCTGCCCCCGATCTCCCTCGGACTGTGGTGGAACTTCGGCGACAACATCCCGCTCGACAACCAGCGCGCCCTGCTGCGTCACGCGTTCGATCGCGGTATCACGCACTTCGACCTGGCGAACAACTACGGACCGCCCTATGGCTCGGCCGAGAAGAACTTCGGCCGGATCTTCGCCGAGGACTTCCGCCCCTACCGCGACGAGCTGATCATCTCGTCCAAGGCCGGGTGGGACATGTGGCCGGGGCCCTACGGAGACTTCGCGAGCCGCAAGTACATCCTCGCCAGCGCCGAGCAGTCGCTGACCCGCATGGGCCTCGACTACGTCGACATCTTCTACTCGCACCGTGCGGACCCGGTGACCCCGGTCGCGGAGACGGTCGGGGCGCTCGACACGCTGGTGCGTCAGGGCAAGGCGCTGTACGTCGGCATCTCGTCGTACAGCGCGGAGCGCACGGCCGAGGCGGTCGCGGTGGCGACAGAGCTCGGGACGCCGCTCGTCATCCACCAGCCCGCGTACTCGATCCTGAACCGGTGGGTCGAAGACGGACTCACCGACACCCTCGAGCAGTCCGGTCTCGGAGCCATCGCCTTCACCCCGCTCGCCCAGGGACTGCTGACCGACAAGTACCTCGGCGACGGCACGGCGGCGCGCGCACAGAAGCGCGGCTCGCTGCCGGACGCTCCGCTGTCGGATGCCGCGGTGCAGACGCTCAGGTCGCTGAACGACATCGCCCGTGAGCGCGGCCAGTCGCTCGCGCAGCTGGCGCTGCAGTGGACGCTGCGCAATCCGGTCGTGGCCTCCGCGCTGATCGGCGCCTCGCGGCCCGAGCAGCTCGACGAGAACATCGCGGCCGTGAACGGGCCCGCCTTGACGACTGAGGAGCTGGCGCGCATCGACGAGCTCTCCGGCTCGATCGACGTCGATCTGTGGGCGACGTCCACGGAGCTGTGA
- a CDS encoding alpha/beta fold hydrolase: protein MLLHAVDVGTGPHTAVLLHGMMGSSESWWRVIPLLVEQRWRVLALDLPGHGLSPRDPHLTIERAGSSVAETIRRLAPEHPVVAVGHSYGATVLAEAARRLQPALAVYVDAGLALPGGQDRATLTARYERDRAARLSSEWLRRSRPFYSAQDAEVEARAASRFDPATMASISCGPDHSWLPAAGSIVVRADPSDWVSDDDVRRFEANGVEVRRIPEVAHTIWYSHFDEFTAALPELFAPARENHISREPSGVHKSRARLSEPYSAPDYPER, encoded by the coding sequence ATGCTCCTTCACGCCGTCGACGTCGGAACCGGCCCCCACACCGCCGTTCTGCTGCACGGGATGATGGGCTCATCGGAGAGCTGGTGGCGCGTCATCCCGCTGCTCGTCGAACAGAGATGGCGTGTGCTCGCCCTCGATCTCCCCGGTCACGGCCTCTCGCCTCGCGACCCGCACCTGACGATCGAGCGGGCGGGGTCCTCCGTCGCGGAGACCATCAGAAGGCTCGCCCCCGAGCATCCCGTCGTCGCCGTCGGCCACTCTTACGGCGCGACCGTCCTCGCCGAGGCGGCGCGGCGATTGCAGCCTGCCCTCGCGGTCTACGTCGACGCGGGTCTCGCGCTCCCCGGCGGCCAGGATCGCGCCACACTGACGGCCCGCTATGAGCGCGACAGAGCGGCCCGCCTCTCGTCCGAATGGCTGCGGCGCTCCCGGCCCTTCTACTCCGCCCAGGATGCCGAGGTCGAAGCCAGAGCCGCCTCCCGGTTCGATCCGGCGACCATGGCGTCGATCTCCTGCGGACCCGATCACTCGTGGCTTCCCGCCGCCGGTTCCATCGTCGTCCGAGCCGACCCGAGCGACTGGGTGAGCGACGACGACGTGCGGCGGTTCGAGGCGAACGGCGTCGAGGTGCGACGCATCCCCGAAGTCGCACACACGATCTGGTACAGCCACTTCGACGAGTTCACCGCCGCGCTCCCCGAGCTGTTCGCTCCCGCACGCGAGAACCACATCAGCAGAGAACCCAGCGGCGTCCATAAGAGCAGAGCCCGACTGAGCGAGCCGTACAGCGCACCCGACTACCCTGAGAGGTGA
- the mmsB gene encoding multiple monosaccharide ABC transporter permease: MTTDLTTTKRGFHFGDIRKMFGSNGTSSLRQFGILGSLIVIIVLFEILTLLRNGPNGATLTSGNLINVINQYSFILILAIGMVMVIIMGHIDLSVGSVAAFTGIVVAKSMADWNLPWPLAILLGLGVGALVGAWQGFWVAYVGVPAFIVTLAGMLFFRGAQQWIGDAQTIPVPKGFQVIGTGYLPEVALPLDFNVPTMLLALVAVAWLVFWEIRTRRQQHKMGSDSAPLWVSVVKVVLLSVVVLAAAWMFATGRPGTSFPVPGLILLALVIIYSFLTRNTVFGRHIYAVGGNRQAARLSGVKDRWVDFFVMMNMSMMAALAGMIFVARSQASGPNDGTGWELDAIASVFIGGAAVAGGIGTVIGSIIGGLVMAFLNNGLALLGQGSDVVSMIKGLVLLLAVGIDVWNKQQGRPSLIGLLTRRSGRRGDPEATPTFEPNRTYQAPPVDKTRAE, translated from the coding sequence ATGACCACCGACCTCACGACAACGAAGCGTGGCTTCCACTTCGGCGACATCCGCAAGATGTTCGGAAGCAACGGCACCTCGTCACTGCGCCAGTTCGGCATCCTGGGCAGTCTCATCGTCATCATCGTCCTGTTCGAGATCCTGACGCTGCTGCGCAACGGTCCGAACGGTGCGACGCTGACGTCGGGCAACCTGATCAACGTCATCAACCAGTACTCGTTCATCCTGATCCTTGCGATCGGCATGGTGATGGTGATCATCATGGGGCACATCGACCTGTCGGTCGGCTCCGTGGCCGCGTTCACCGGCATCGTGGTGGCGAAGTCGATGGCCGACTGGAACCTCCCTTGGCCGCTCGCGATCCTCCTCGGACTCGGAGTCGGCGCCCTCGTCGGTGCCTGGCAGGGCTTCTGGGTCGCCTACGTCGGGGTGCCGGCGTTCATCGTGACGCTCGCCGGCATGCTGTTCTTCCGTGGTGCGCAGCAGTGGATCGGTGACGCGCAGACCATCCCGGTGCCCAAGGGCTTCCAGGTGATCGGCACGGGATACCTGCCGGAGGTCGCCCTTCCGCTCGACTTCAACGTGCCGACGATGCTCCTCGCGCTCGTCGCGGTCGCCTGGCTGGTGTTCTGGGAGATCCGCACCCGTCGCCAGCAGCACAAGATGGGCTCCGACAGTGCACCTCTGTGGGTGAGCGTGGTCAAGGTCGTGCTGCTCTCGGTGGTCGTCCTCGCCGCGGCGTGGATGTTCGCCACCGGCCGCCCCGGCACCAGCTTCCCGGTCCCCGGCCTCATCCTGCTCGCACTGGTCATCATCTACTCCTTCCTCACCCGCAACACGGTTTTCGGCCGTCACATCTACGCCGTGGGTGGCAACCGTCAGGCCGCTCGCCTGTCGGGTGTGAAGGACCGCTGGGTCGACTTCTTCGTCATGATGAACATGTCGATGATGGCCGCACTGGCCGGCATGATCTTCGTCGCCCGTTCGCAGGCCTCCGGCCCGAACGACGGCACCGGCTGGGAGCTGGATGCCATCGCCTCGGTCTTCATCGGTGGCGCCGCCGTCGCCGGCGGCATCGGTACCGTCATCGGATCGATCATCGGTGGTCTCGTCATGGCCTTCCTCAACAACGGCCTGGCTCTGCTCGGTCAGGGATCCGATGTCGTCTCGATGATCAAGGGCCTCGTGCTGCTGCTCGCGGTCGGCATCGACGTCTGGAACAAGCAGCAGGGACGCCCGTCGCTGATCGGCCTCCTCACGCGTCGCTCCGGCCGCAGGGGAGACCCGGAGGCGACTCCGACGTTCGAACCCAACAGGACTTACCAAGCCCCACCCGTCGACAAGACGAGGGCCGAGTAA